One genomic window of bacterium includes the following:
- a CDS encoding ABC transporter substrate-binding protein, with the protein MIRQRHLATTLAAIVAVALIALPASVSSQVREVPFTYIEQQIITAIDPAGAVDESSLQSAINLYDPLLYPNVEKGTMEPRPHIAESWTISPDGKTYTFKIRRGVKFHTGREMTAEDVVFTMDRVLRIKRGFFWVWAPVLEPGSAKVADPYTVRFQLKEAYAPFLGTMLLLFVMDKDLIMANLRPGPYGEFGDYGAGLLERQDAGSGPYRMEKWERATEMVMARFDAYWRGWKPGQITKVFYKTVLEEATVKTLIIAGQADMVNQWLSPPSFLELKQSPGIVVKEDPSVQLFHLLMNTKKPPLDNVKVRQAISYAFNYDIAIQQIFVGATKAKGPVPVKVPGWNPSIVTFGRNVARAKQLLSEAGFKPGEITLEYLWITGVPMERLIGLLLKSNLEEIGIKTEIIGEPWGRVVERAAKVETTPHITAVFDTLKYPHVDSHTYGLYHPSCWGSFRCMSFYENPAVTKILEQARRSVDTAEQMKLYKEAQALIVKDAPSIYIANPLHRIAFRDYVKGYRYVGLLGFDCAFYDFTIAR; encoded by the coding sequence GTGATACGACAGAGACATCTGGCGACTACACTCGCGGCGATCGTGGCCGTGGCCCTGATCGCGCTTCCCGCATCGGTTTCCTCTCAAGTCCGAGAGGTTCCCTTCACCTACATCGAGCAGCAGATCATCACGGCGATTGACCCGGCAGGGGCCGTGGATGAGAGCAGCCTACAATCGGCTATCAACCTCTACGACCCGCTGCTGTATCCGAACGTCGAGAAGGGAACGATGGAGCCCAGGCCGCACATCGCGGAGTCGTGGACCATCTCCCCTGACGGGAAGACCTACACGTTCAAGATCCGCCGGGGAGTCAAGTTCCACACCGGGCGCGAGATGACCGCCGAGGACGTGGTCTTCACGATGGACCGCGTGCTGCGCATAAAGCGCGGGTTCTTCTGGGTCTGGGCTCCCGTGCTCGAGCCCGGGAGCGCGAAGGTCGCGGACCCCTACACCGTGCGGTTTCAACTGAAGGAAGCCTACGCCCCCTTCCTTGGGACGATGCTCCTTCTGTTCGTCATGGACAAGGACCTGATCATGGCGAACCTGCGCCCCGGCCCGTACGGGGAGTTTGGGGACTATGGGGCGGGCCTCCTCGAGCGGCAGGACGCGGGATCAGGGCCCTACCGGATGGAGAAGTGGGAGCGCGCCACCGAGATGGTAATGGCACGCTTCGACGCCTACTGGCGCGGCTGGAAGCCTGGCCAGATTACCAAGGTCTTCTACAAGACCGTGCTGGAGGAAGCCACGGTCAAGACGCTGATCATAGCCGGACAGGCGGACATGGTGAACCAGTGGCTCTCACCGCCCAGCTTCCTGGAGCTTAAGCAGAGTCCTGGAATCGTTGTCAAGGAGGATCCCAGCGTCCAGCTCTTCCACCTCCTGATGAACACGAAGAAGCCGCCGCTGGACAACGTCAAGGTGCGCCAGGCCATATCCTATGCGTTCAACTACGACATCGCCATCCAGCAGATCTTCGTAGGCGCGACCAAGGCAAAGGGGCCGGTGCCCGTCAAGGTGCCCGGGTGGAACCCCTCGATTGTCACCTTCGGTCGAAACGTGGCCAGGGCCAAGCAACTGCTGAGCGAGGCGGGCTTCAAGCCCGGGGAGATCACGCTCGAGTACCTGTGGATCACCGGGGTGCCGATGGAGCGGCTGATCGGTCTGCTGTTGAAGAGCAACCTTGAGGAGATCGGCATCAAGACGGAGATCATCGGTGAGCCGTGGGGACGGGTGGTGGAACGCGCCGCCAAGGTGGAGACCACCCCGCACATTACGGCGGTCTTTGATACGCTGAAGTACCCTCACGTTGACAGCCATACCTACGGCCTGTACCACCCGAGCTGCTGGGGCTCGTTCCGCTGCATGAGCTTCTACGAGAACCCCGCCGTCACCAAGATTCTCGAGCAGGCGCGCCGCTCGGTGGACACCGCAGAGCAGATGAAGCTCTACAAGGAGGCGCAGGCCCTGATCGTCAAGGATGCTCCCAGCATCTACATCGCCAACCCTCTCCACCGCATCGCTTTCCGCGACTACGTCAAGGGGTATCGCTACGTGGGGCTGCTCGGGTTTGATTGCGCGTTCTACGATTTCACAATTGCACGGTAG
- a CDS encoding ABC transporter permease, with amino-acid sequence MIAESRPEGEPKVARAQEWGKMWFRFRQSSLSVAGLGIVAAIVVCAVFAPVLAPHPQHAGSFVDFENSLRPPSLKNPLGTDDAGRDILSRMLFGTRISVSLGIIVLAIAVAVGIPLGLIAGYWGGRLGDAIMRVTDVFLAVPPIALALAVTAALRPNLTNAMIAIAFAWWPWYTRLVYGQVLSLKEEQFVEASRGLGAGPLRIAFREILPNAWSTILIKVTLDMGFVILTAAGLSFLGLGAQPPTAEWGTMIAEGRLYLPGYWWAATFPGLAIFLTVLGFNLLGDGLRDVFDVHIEQWQAGS; translated from the coding sequence ATGATTGCTGAATCGCGCCCGGAAGGCGAGCCGAAGGTTGCCCGCGCCCAGGAGTGGGGGAAGATGTGGTTCCGCTTCCGCCAATCCTCCCTTTCGGTCGCGGGCCTGGGCATCGTGGCTGCGATCGTTGTCTGCGCTGTGTTCGCTCCGGTTCTCGCTCCGCACCCCCAGCACGCCGGGTCATTCGTGGACTTCGAGAACAGCCTGCGCCCCCCTTCGCTGAAGAACCCACTGGGAACTGACGATGCGGGACGGGACATCCTCTCCCGGATGCTGTTCGGAACCCGCATCTCGGTATCGCTGGGCATCATCGTGCTGGCCATCGCCGTGGCCGTCGGCATCCCGCTGGGGCTGATCGCGGGCTATTGGGGAGGCCGGTTGGGTGATGCGATCATGCGGGTTACCGACGTCTTCCTAGCGGTTCCTCCCATTGCCCTGGCCCTGGCGGTTACCGCGGCGCTGCGCCCCAACCTCACAAACGCAATGATCGCGATCGCCTTTGCCTGGTGGCCCTGGTACACGCGGTTGGTGTACGGTCAGGTTCTGTCGCTCAAGGAGGAGCAGTTCGTGGAGGCCAGCCGCGGACTGGGCGCGGGCCCGCTGCGGATCGCCTTTCGAGAGATTCTGCCGAACGCGTGGTCCACGATCCTCATCAAGGTCACGCTGGACATGGGCTTCGTGATCTTGACGGCCGCGGGACTGAGCTTCTTGGGCCTGGGCGCGCAGCCCCCCACCGCTGAGTGGGGAACCATGATCGCGGAGGGGCGCCTCTATCTCCCCGGGTACTGGTGGGCCGCGACTTTTCCCGGACTTGCAATCTTCTTGACGGTCCTCGGCTTCAACCTGCTTGGCGACGGCCTGCGCGACGTGTTTGACGTGCACATCGAACAGTGGCAGGCGGGCTCGTGA
- the tmk gene encoding dTMP kinase yields MTNPPNPIRRRGLFITIEGPEGAGKSTHAHRLHERFRGVIPLVLAREPGGTAIGEAIRAVLLDERHREMSAETEMLLFAASRAQHVGEVVLPALEAGTCVLSERFVDASVAYQAYGRGLPVEVVRRVNEVATRGLVPDLTLLLDLDPSVGLPRARGADGKEGPRGRGDRLEQETLEFHRRVRAGFLQLAREEPSRFVVVDGTLPAEEVHAALVDAVRQLLDRRGWCT; encoded by the coding sequence GTGACGAATCCCCCGAACCCCATTCGCAGACGCGGCCTTTTCATCACGATCGAGGGCCCGGAGGGCGCGGGCAAGAGCACCCATGCCCACCGGCTGCACGAACGGTTTCGAGGGGTCATCCCCCTAGTGCTGGCACGGGAGCCCGGTGGGACCGCGATCGGCGAGGCCATCCGCGCGGTGCTCCTCGACGAGCGCCACCGCGAGATGTCCGCCGAGACCGAGATGCTGCTGTTCGCCGCGAGCCGGGCGCAGCACGTCGGTGAGGTGGTGCTGCCGGCGTTGGAGGCGGGCACCTGCGTCCTTTCCGAACGGTTTGTGGATGCGTCCGTCGCGTACCAGGCATACGGCAGGGGCCTTCCGGTCGAGGTCGTGCGCCGGGTGAACGAGGTCGCCACGCGCGGCCTGGTTCCCGATCTCACCCTGCTTCTGGATTTGGACCCATCTGTCGGCCTGCCCCGCGCCCGGGGCGCCGATGGCAAGGAAGGCCCCCGCGGTCGCGGCGACCGCCTGGAGCAGGAAACGCTGGAGTTCCACCGGCGGGTACGCGCAGGATTCCTCCAACTGGCGCGCGAAGAGCCATCGCGATTCGTGGTCGTGGACGGTACCCTGCCCGCTGAAGAGGTTCACGCCGCGTTGGTGGACGCGGTCCGGCAGTTGCTGGACCGCCGGGGGTGGTGTACATGA
- a CDS encoding endonuclease Q family protein, giving the protein MRLIADLHLHSRYSRATSRDMDVENMSRWAKLKGITVLGTGDFTHPVWLRELRDKLEPNDRGLYVHDGVHFMLTAEVSSIYSAGGRLRKIHNILFAPSFEVVERINAVLGRFGNLLADGRPTLTLPSDRLVEYLMEISPDCMVSPAHAWTPWFSLYGSMSGFDSMVECFGDQLKHVAAVETGLSSDPAMNWRLSELDRVVLLSNSDAHSPAKLGREANVFACDPDYIEIMRALREKDLSRLLYTIEFFPEEGKYHYDGHRLCNRRMTPKETIAAGGKCPVCGKPPTVGVLHRVERLADREEGFVPEGAVPYRNLVPLEEIIAEAVGARPGTVGVREEYYKLCSAFGSEFNVLLDAPVEEVRRHTTLRVAEGLRRVREGRVRIAPGYDGVFGEISIFDDGEEVREVIEPPSQTTLF; this is encoded by the coding sequence ATGCGCCTGATTGCCGACCTTCACCTGCACTCCCGCTACAGCCGGGCCACCAGCCGTGACATGGACGTGGAGAACATGTCGCGCTGGGCCAAGCTCAAGGGCATCACGGTGCTGGGTACCGGTGACTTCACGCATCCCGTCTGGCTGCGCGAGCTGCGCGACAAGCTCGAGCCCAACGATCGCGGGCTGTACGTTCACGACGGCGTGCACTTCATGCTCACCGCGGAGGTATCGAGCATCTACTCGGCCGGGGGCCGGCTGCGCAAGATCCACAACATCCTCTTCGCGCCCTCCTTCGAGGTGGTGGAGCGGATCAACGCGGTGCTGGGGCGTTTCGGTAACCTATTGGCCGACGGGCGGCCGACGCTCACGCTGCCGTCCGACCGCCTGGTGGAGTACCTGATGGAAATCTCACCCGACTGCATGGTCTCCCCCGCCCATGCGTGGACGCCGTGGTTCTCGCTGTACGGCAGCATGTCCGGGTTCGACTCGATGGTCGAGTGCTTCGGCGACCAGCTCAAGCACGTCGCGGCCGTGGAGACCGGACTGTCCAGTGACCCGGCGATGAACTGGCGCCTGTCCGAGCTGGACCGCGTTGTTCTTCTCAGCAACTCCGACGCGCACTCGCCGGCCAAGCTGGGGCGCGAGGCCAACGTCTTCGCCTGCGATCCCGACTACATCGAGATCATGCGTGCCCTCCGCGAGAAGGACCTCTCGCGCCTGCTGTACACCATTGAGTTCTTCCCGGAAGAGGGCAAGTACCACTACGATGGCCACCGGCTCTGCAACCGCCGCATGACGCCCAAGGAGACCATCGCCGCCGGCGGCAAGTGTCCGGTGTGCGGGAAGCCGCCGACCGTCGGGGTGCTGCACCGCGTGGAGCGTTTGGCCGATCGCGAGGAGGGCTTCGTGCCCGAGGGCGCGGTGCCGTACCGCAACCTGGTTCCGTTGGAGGAGATCATCGCTGAGGCCGTCGGCGCCAGGCCTGGGACCGTCGGGGTGCGGGAAGAGTACTACAAGCTCTGCAGCGCCTTCGGGAGCGAGTTCAACGTCCTGCTGGACGCGCCGGTCGAGGAGGTGCGCAGGCACACCACGCTGCGCGTCGCCGAGGGCCTCCGGCGGGTGCGTGAGGGCCGGGTGCGTATCGCTCCGGGCTACGACGGCGTTTTCGGTGAGATAAGCATCTTCGATGACGGCGAAGAGGTCCGGGAGGTAATCGAACCGCCATCGCAGACGACCTTGTTCTAG
- a CDS encoding IclR family transcriptional regulator yields the protein MRNIGRAQAKRSSAWHLVQSVDRALSLLDLLGNGNASLGISEFSRATGLSKAVVFRLVRTLERHGYVMQSEDRRYALGTKPLELASVVLHRFDVRQVARATMLDLAERTGESAVLTAPSRDGVICLDTVDSPQQIRVSFRLGRITPWHAGAAGKLHLAFQPEPLIQQVIARGLPRHTARTVTSKSRLLRDLARIRHDGYAFTVGEFDDGVAAISAPIVDSRKEVVAAVSIGGPAQRFSDERLQDLVNEVRQAAGRISLLLLGSPPPGGPPMSEARALQTQREAR from the coding sequence ATGCGAAACATAGGCCGGGCCCAGGCAAAGCGCTCCAGCGCGTGGCACTTGGTTCAATCGGTAGACCGGGCGCTTTCGCTGCTGGACCTTCTCGGAAACGGGAACGCCAGTTTGGGCATCAGCGAGTTCTCGAGGGCAACGGGCCTGAGCAAGGCCGTCGTGTTCCGTCTCGTGCGGACGCTGGAACGGCACGGCTACGTGATGCAGTCTGAGGACCGACGGTACGCGCTCGGGACCAAGCCGCTCGAACTCGCAAGCGTCGTGCTCCACCGTTTTGACGTCCGCCAGGTCGCACGCGCAACCATGCTGGACCTTGCCGAGCGCACCGGCGAGTCGGCAGTGCTGACGGCTCCCAGCCGGGACGGGGTGATCTGCCTCGACACGGTTGACAGCCCGCAGCAGATCCGGGTGAGCTTTCGGCTGGGAAGGATCACTCCCTGGCACGCGGGTGCCGCCGGGAAGCTCCACCTGGCGTTTCAACCCGAGCCCCTGATCCAGCAGGTGATCGCCCGGGGACTCCCACGGCACACCGCGCGTACGGTTACCAGCAAGAGCAGGTTGCTCCGAGACCTCGCACGGATTCGCCACGACGGATACGCGTTCACGGTGGGGGAGTTCGACGACGGGGTCGCCGCGATCAGCGCTCCCATCGTGGACTCACGGAAGGAGGTGGTCGCCGCTGTCAGCATCGGCGGCCCTGCCCAGCGGTTCTCCGATGAACGCCTCCAGGACCTGGTCAATGAGGTCCGGCAGGCGGCCGGCAGGATATCGCTACTCCTCTTGGGAAGCCCGCCTCCCGGCGGTCCTCCCATGTCCGAAGCACGCGCTCTGCAAACTCAACGCGAAGCGAGGTGA
- a CDS encoding cyclic-di-AMP receptor, protein MKLVLVIAQEQDAGRLIDALTEVDVQATMLASTGGFLRAGNATILTGVDDGQVEAVLEVVRRVCQRREQLMTPIPPVVEPVDSYVTYPVKVEVGGAITFVLNVERMERV, encoded by the coding sequence ATGAAGCTGGTGCTCGTGATCGCCCAGGAGCAGGACGCCGGTCGGCTCATTGATGCGCTCACCGAGGTTGACGTGCAGGCAACGATGCTGGCCAGCACTGGGGGGTTCCTCCGCGCGGGGAACGCCACGATCCTCACCGGCGTGGACGACGGCCAAGTTGAGGCCGTGCTGGAGGTAGTCCGGCGCGTCTGTCAACGGCGCGAGCAGTTGATGACGCCCATTCCACCGGTCGTGGAACCGGTGGACTCCTACGTTACGTATCCGGTGAAGGTGGAAGTCGGAGGCGCGATCACCTTCGTGCTGAACGTTGAGCGCATGGAGCGCGTCTAG
- a CDS encoding class I SAM-dependent rRNA methyltransferase: MDGVTGRVRLRGGREERIEAGHLWVYEGEIGLVEGRPQAGDVVDVCTPRGRFLGRGYFNPRSKIRVRILTHQEEPIDDRFLGRRLEAAIALRERVVSGTSAYRLVFGEGDLLPGLIVDRYGDVLVMQTLTAGVERRRDVLAELLVALLEARTGARTVYLRNDARSRTLEGLPLYRQFARGESSTQIEIQEGPARFLVDIATGQKTGWFCDQRENRLAIGPFARGARVLDAFCYTGAFGIHSALGGAASVLGLDASPEAVAAARAHAEMNGVGERCLYQEGDAFDAMRDLAQSGERYDLIILDPPAFARSRHAVPKALAGYKEINLSGLRLLRPEGFLVSCSCSWHVDEQTMWLTLLEAARDAGREMRLVEFRSQARDHPMLATMPETRYLKCFLLQAF, from the coding sequence ATGGACGGCGTGACCGGACGGGTGCGGCTGCGCGGCGGCCGCGAGGAACGGATCGAAGCCGGACACCTCTGGGTCTATGAGGGAGAGATCGGCCTGGTCGAAGGCCGACCGCAGGCCGGTGACGTCGTGGACGTCTGCACCCCGCGCGGGCGGTTCCTCGGCCGCGGCTACTTCAACCCGCGGTCCAAGATCCGCGTCCGTATCCTGACCCACCAAGAGGAGCCCATTGACGATCGGTTCCTGGGACGCCGCCTGGAGGCCGCGATCGCCCTCCGGGAACGGGTCGTCTCCGGGACCAGCGCCTACCGGCTGGTCTTCGGAGAGGGCGACCTGCTGCCTGGGTTGATCGTGGACCGCTACGGCGACGTGCTGGTAATGCAGACGCTCACCGCGGGTGTGGAGCGCCGCCGGGATGTACTGGCAGAGCTGCTGGTGGCGCTGCTGGAAGCCCGGACCGGCGCCAGGACGGTCTACCTCCGCAACGACGCGCGGAGCCGCACCCTGGAAGGGCTCCCTCTCTACCGGCAGTTCGCCCGCGGGGAGTCCTCGACGCAGATCGAGATCCAGGAAGGCCCGGCCCGCTTCCTGGTTGACATCGCGACGGGCCAGAAGACCGGATGGTTCTGCGACCAGAGGGAGAACCGGCTGGCCATCGGCCCATTTGCGCGCGGCGCACGGGTCCTCGACGCGTTCTGTTACACAGGCGCGTTCGGGATCCACTCCGCCCTGGGAGGCGCCGCTTCCGTACTCGGTCTGGATGCCAGCCCCGAGGCCGTCGCCGCGGCCCGTGCCCACGCCGAGATGAACGGTGTGGGAGAACGCTGCCTCTATCAGGAGGGCGATGCCTTCGATGCGATGCGGGACCTGGCGCAGTCAGGAGAGCGATACGACCTGATCATCTTGGATCCCCCGGCGTTCGCCCGCAGCAGGCACGCCGTGCCGAAGGCGCTGGCCGGGTACAAGGAGATCAACCTCAGCGGTCTCCGGCTGCTTCGACCCGAGGGGTTTCTGGTGAGCTGCTCGTGCTCTTGGCACGTGGACGAGCAGACGATGTGGTTGACGCTACTGGAGGCCGCACGGGACGCGGGGAGGGAGATGCGCCTGGTGGAGTTCAGGTCCCAGGCACGGGATCATCCCATGCTGGCCACGATGCCCGAGACCCGTTACCTCAAGTGCTTCCTGCTGCAGGCGTTCTAG
- a CDS encoding R3H domain-containing nucleic acid-binding protein, which produces MTGRQTRITDNLDLLLQVLTVQLRAALEQHPGLDQLLEVVLDLGRRPEARFPNEVLALDEAFVERETLRYVTERVGSFGKDNRAGIERTLHRISAIRNRQGEIIGLTCRVGRAVIGTVDIVRDVIESGHSILLLGRPGVGKTTLLREAARVLADELHKRVVVVDTSNEIAGDGDIPHPGIGAARRMQVPVPALQHAVMIEAVENHMPEVVVIDEIGTEAEALAARTIAERGVQLIATAHGNTLDNLLQNPTLCDLVGGIQAVTLSDEEARRRGTQKTVLERKAPPTFDVLIEIQDKDRLAVHRDVATVVDRYLRGVVPHPELRARTAGGDVKISPPTPAPAQSWTPEGPFAARSGRQIVRIFPYAVSQNRLERAIRELRVPAYIVGSLGEADMVLTLKSQEKRQPKRLRDAAMRGMPVHILRSNTVTQVQQFLREVFGVPEEPADHEAALTEVEEAIARVFESAGSVELSPQNSYIRRLQHQLVQRYGLPSESQGEEPHRRVVIYPK; this is translated from the coding sequence GTGACCGGCCGCCAGACCCGCATCACCGACAACCTCGACTTGCTCCTACAAGTCCTGACGGTCCAGTTGCGGGCCGCACTGGAGCAGCATCCTGGCCTCGACCAGCTCCTGGAGGTGGTGCTCGACCTGGGACGGCGGCCCGAGGCCCGCTTTCCCAACGAGGTCCTGGCCCTGGACGAGGCCTTCGTCGAGCGCGAGACGCTGCGATACGTCACCGAGCGGGTCGGGTCCTTCGGTAAGGACAACCGCGCCGGCATCGAGCGCACCCTGCACCGGATCAGCGCAATCCGCAACCGCCAGGGCGAGATCATCGGCCTGACCTGCAGGGTGGGCCGGGCGGTGATCGGCACGGTGGACATCGTGCGCGACGTGATCGAGTCCGGGCACTCGATCCTGCTGCTGGGCCGGCCGGGCGTGGGCAAGACCACCCTGCTGCGCGAAGCCGCCCGGGTGCTGGCGGACGAACTGCACAAGCGCGTCGTGGTCGTGGACACCTCCAATGAGATCGCCGGCGACGGGGACATCCCTCATCCGGGCATCGGCGCCGCCCGCCGGATGCAGGTGCCGGTACCGGCGCTGCAGCACGCCGTGATGATAGAGGCGGTCGAGAACCATATGCCCGAGGTGGTGGTCATTGACGAGATCGGTACCGAGGCCGAGGCGCTGGCGGCCCGGACGATTGCAGAGCGGGGCGTTCAGTTGATCGCCACCGCGCACGGCAACACGTTGGACAACCTGCTGCAGAACCCAACCCTCTGCGACCTGGTGGGCGGCATCCAGGCGGTGACCCTTTCGGACGAGGAAGCCCGCCGGCGCGGTACCCAGAAGACGGTGCTCGAGCGCAAGGCCCCACCGACCTTCGACGTGCTGATCGAGATCCAGGATAAGGACCGCCTGGCCGTGCACCGTGACGTCGCCACCGTGGTGGACAGGTACCTGCGGGGTGTTGTGCCACATCCGGAGCTGCGCGCGCGGACTGCCGGCGGCGACGTGAAGATATCACCACCCACTCCGGCACCCGCCCAGTCCTGGACACCCGAGGGCCCGTTCGCGGCGCGGTCCGGACGCCAGATCGTGCGCATCTTCCCGTACGCGGTCAGCCAGAACCGGCTGGAGCGGGCGATCCGCGAACTCCGCGTCCCGGCGTACATCGTAGGGTCGCTTGGGGAGGCGGACATGGTGCTGACGCTGAAGTCACAGGAGAAGCGGCAGCCCAAACGGCTGAGGGACGCGGCGATGCGGGGGATGCCGGTGCACATCCTGCGCAGCAATACAGTAACGCAGGTCCAGCAGTTCCTCCGAGAGGTCTTCGGTGTGCCGGAGGAGCCGGCCGATCACGAAGCGGCGCTGACCGAGGTTGAGGAGGCAATAGCACGGGTGTTCGAGTCCGCGGGCTCCGTAGAGCTGTCTCCGCAGAATTCGTACATCCGGCGGCTGCAGCACCAGCTCGTCCAGCGCTACGGCCTTCCTTCGGAGAGCCAGGGCGAAGAGCCGCACCGGCGCGTGGTCATATATCCTAAGTAG
- the holB gene encoding DNA polymerase III subunit delta', translating to MAFRDVVNQDHAILLFRSAVRAGKVGHAYLLVGPKGVGRRTLALAFAQFLNCDRPDGDACGECDPCRRIVSGNHPDVRILDVANDRFFEAPEKDYKGKDIPIDQIRALRQDAAYPPYQGRRKVYIIADAEKMNPNSSNSLLKILEEPPARITFILIAESAVALLPTIVSRCQLVRCTYLRADQIERALVERWHVDEGRAGVLSALADGRLGRALEWEKSEERLAARDRLLDLLPALEEGDLLVRLDAADALVKETQALAKETQGKEGDLLLELLDLAVLWYRDLLVWKQLQEPALLVNRDRQSQIARLAGEYGEAMLSARIEAVEAAKESLRRNVNARLALEKLFLSFGPAPVAAP from the coding sequence GTGGCATTTCGCGACGTTGTCAACCAGGATCACGCCATCCTCCTGTTCCGGTCGGCGGTCCGCGCCGGGAAGGTTGGGCATGCCTACCTTCTGGTAGGGCCCAAAGGCGTGGGGCGGCGGACGCTGGCGCTGGCGTTCGCGCAGTTCCTCAACTGCGATCGGCCGGACGGCGACGCGTGCGGCGAGTGTGACCCGTGCCGGCGGATCGTCTCGGGCAACCACCCCGACGTGCGCATTCTCGACGTTGCGAATGACAGGTTCTTCGAAGCACCCGAGAAGGACTACAAGGGCAAGGACATCCCGATCGACCAGATCCGCGCCCTGCGGCAGGATGCCGCGTACCCGCCCTACCAGGGCCGCCGCAAGGTCTACATCATCGCCGACGCCGAGAAGATGAACCCCAACTCGTCCAACAGCCTGCTCAAGATCCTGGAGGAGCCGCCGGCGCGGATCACCTTCATCCTGATCGCCGAGTCCGCCGTGGCGCTGCTGCCTACGATCGTGTCGCGCTGCCAACTCGTGCGGTGCACCTACCTGAGGGCCGACCAGATCGAGCGGGCGCTGGTCGAGCGGTGGCATGTTGACGAGGGACGGGCCGGTGTGCTCTCCGCGCTGGCCGACGGCCGGCTGGGCCGCGCGCTGGAATGGGAGAAATCTGAGGAACGGCTGGCAGCGAGGGACCGGCTGCTGGATCTGCTGCCCGCGCTGGAGGAGGGCGACCTGCTCGTCCGGCTCGACGCTGCGGATGCGCTGGTGAAGGAGACGCAGGCGCTGGCGAAGGAGACGCAGGGCAAGGAAGGCGACCTGCTGCTGGAGCTGCTGGACCTGGCCGTGCTGTGGTACCGGGACCTGCTGGTATGGAAGCAGCTTCAGGAGCCCGCGCTGCTGGTCAACCGCGACCGGCAGTCCCAGATCGCGAGATTGGCCGGGGAGTACGGTGAGGCGATGCTGAGCGCGCGCATCGAGGCGGTCGAGGCGGCGAAGGAGTCGCTGCGGCGGAACGTGAACGCGCGGCTTGCGCTGGAGAAGCTGTTCCTTTCGTTCGGGCCGGCGCCGGTAGCGGCGCCCTAG
- a CDS encoding ABC transporter permease, translating into MGFRTYVLRRILHMVPVMVGLSILIFVISRVMPGDPVRLALGPEANIEQIEQLRRLMGLDKPVHVQYFAYVSGLFRGDFGYSLLTRRAVAQDLKDFFPATLELTTLAMILAILLGVPLGVRAAVRKDSLEDHLNRVVALAGVALPRFWLAILLQIAFAYHLGLLPTIGRGPAPATQITGLYLLDSLLTLDFNAFIVSLKHIAMPAFALSVGTLAQIMRLIRASMIEEMRRDHALAARSYGLPANLIIYRYLLKNAFTSTLTIIGLSYGFLLGNAFLVERVFAWPGLAFYGVDTLLAKDFNGVIAVTLVVGVAYAVTNLFVDILYGYIDPRIRYGEG; encoded by the coding sequence ATGGGATTTCGAACGTACGTGTTGCGGCGGATCCTCCACATGGTGCCGGTGATGGTGGGTCTGTCGATCCTCATCTTCGTCATCTCGAGGGTTATGCCCGGGGATCCGGTCCGGCTTGCCCTGGGGCCCGAGGCGAACATCGAGCAGATCGAGCAGCTGCGCCGCCTGATGGGGCTGGACAAGCCCGTGCACGTACAGTACTTCGCGTACGTCTCGGGTCTCTTCCGCGGGGATTTTGGATACTCCCTGCTCACGCGCCGCGCCGTGGCCCAAGATCTCAAAGACTTCTTCCCGGCGACGCTGGAGTTGACGACCCTGGCTATGATCCTGGCCATACTCCTGGGGGTTCCCCTGGGGGTGCGCGCCGCCGTCCGCAAGGACAGCCTGGAGGATCACTTGAACAGGGTGGTGGCCCTGGCTGGGGTGGCGCTGCCCAGGTTCTGGCTCGCGATCCTTCTCCAGATTGCCTTTGCCTACCATCTGGGGCTGCTGCCCACGATTGGGCGCGGACCGGCCCCCGCCACCCAGATTACCGGTCTCTATCTGCTGGACAGCCTGCTGACACTCGACTTCAACGCGTTCATCGTCTCGCTGAAGCACATTGCCATGCCGGCCTTTGCCCTTTCTGTCGGGACCCTGGCTCAGATCATGCGCCTGATCCGCGCCAGCATGATCGAGGAGATGAGGCGCGACCACGCACTGGCCGCGCGATCGTACGGGCTCCCGGCCAACCTGATCATCTACAGATACCTGCTGAAGAACGCATTCACGTCCACGCTGACCATCATCGGCCTGAGCTACGGATTCCTGTTGGGGAACGCCTTCCTGGTAGAGAGGGTGTTCGCCTGGCCAGGCCTAGCGTTCTACGGCGTGGACACCCTCCTCGCCAAGGACTTCAATGGCGTCATCGCCGTGACCCTGGTGGTGGGGGTGGCATACGCGGTCACCAACCTGTTCGTGGACATCCTCTATGGCTACATTGACCCAAGGATCAGGTACGGTGAGGGATGA